Sequence from the Camarhynchus parvulus chromosome 1, STF_HiC, whole genome shotgun sequence genome:
GTTGCAGAGGTCCTGTGAAAAGTAGTCCTGCCCACTCTTACTAGAAACTGATCTCTAAAGAAGCTGTCAAACCAATGAATTCCTCTTCAACATTTCCTACCTatgatgttttatttctttctaatatccCTCAGATTTAGATGGTTTTTGTAGAGAGGAAGAACAACACATTCCTAGCAGTGTGCATTTCCCAGATTTAAAGTTCTgggtgttttaaaatttaaaaccagaaagaaatttttaaattattctgctAAGATTTTGCCTAAATTCAGCACATTCTTCAGTATTATGCTGGACTGAAGCCAGAATACTCTGCAAAACTAAGCTTGGACACAGTTGGCTGGTTTGACATGATTGCTTGTGCAATTAAAGAGCACAAGGTTTGATCAGAAGTGCTCTCTGGTGAGGCTTGTGGCAGCACTGCATTTTGAAGCTAAAACTGAAACAAGGATTAGCAGGTTCAATAAGGTTAACAAATGTTCTAGCAGACTGAAAACAAGTTTTCCTTGGACTTGAGCAAGGTGTAATCTTGAACCTGCTGCAAGTGGAAACCAAGTGCAATTCAAACACCACACACAGTTCTGACTCCAGTCCACAGAGGAAGCCAACTCAAAGCAAAGAATCCCTGCCAGTAAAAACACAGGCAGGAGTTGCACAGTCCATCGTAAACAGAGCAGTTACACACAATTCTGTGTGCTGAGTTTTACAGTTGTGGTTCTGAAAGGAGGTGCTTTGTTGTTTTACTGCATATTACCTggcatttatttactttttaggCTTTTAGGCAACAAAGCCTTAGAAAAGCAACTCAGCAGTTCCAGATTGATTTCCCGATAGTACTTAATCACTTGTCACAGTGAGATTTTGTGATAGATTTTTCTAACCAATTTCTGCAAATAATTAAAAGGGAGCTATAAATAATATTaccaaaaatttattttgcaacaGTATTCATCCTCATTTTCAGTCTTGTCAGCATATCCAaataaaagatcttttttttaaattttaaatacctCTTCATGTCACTTTTCATTAGAGGTTTAGGAGTGAGTTGTAGAAACATTTACGTTTGCTTTCACATAAGAATTTCCCAACACGTGTTCCAGAGTTTGGAAGATCTTACTTGAAGGTAGGGAATCTTtctccccctcaaaaaaaattaaagattgaTTTCTTTTAAGGTTTGGAATATCCTGCAGTGGTTGAGTTTGCTCCATTTCAGAAGATTTcaaaaaagaagctgaagaagaaagaTGCCAAAGCTGGGAGCATTGAAGATGGTAAGCATCTTTTCTTGACATCACAGTGGAAAATTTCTGTTATGAATTCCAAAGTATTAACGTAattcaaaaatgtttcttcacaGATCCAGAATATAGGAAATTTTTAGAGAATTATTGTGCTGATGAAGACAAGATCTGTGCCAATCCTGAGATTCTTTTGGGAGAGATTGAGGCCAAAACAAGAGAACTCATTGGTctgttttcttgatttttcttattattgAGACTATtcaatatctttctttttttctttatgatacAACCTGCAAGAGCTGACCTGTTCAGTCTAACAGATTTATAGTACCagttaaatatttgttttccaggcAAGTAGTAGCAGTAAACCTTAAAGTCTCTATGCATGAAATCACTTGGTTTCACTTCAGCTTTTGCATGCACACACAGTGGCTTCAGAAATAGGCCTTTAGTAATTCTGAATACTTACAGATGTATTAGTAgatgaaagatttatttttaaaatacaaaatagctGAATATTTAACCATTGATCCCTGATATTAGCTGCTTTTATTAAGAAACATGAAACGATCTCTCTCTATTCTCATGGTCAAGATTCTGGAAAAGCTTTGAAAGTAAGGCAACATCTTGTTTTCTGTATGCATGCAGCATGGCTTCCACAGTGTTGGGGGGAATTTTAAATAAGGTGAGCACTGAAATGTTCAGTGCTAGTATGTAGTTTTCAGGATGACATGGAATTTTGGTGTATCTTCAAGTGATAACATGCAGAACAGTTAGTCTTTCCCTAGGTGTGACAActgagtaggaaaaaaaatttacctCTGCTGTTATTTCTTTACAGTGAAAAAGTGGCCACCTCTTTTgattagaatcatagaatcatttaggttggaaacTTGCTGTTCAAGAACATCAAGTACAACCATTAACTCAACAGTGCCaagttcaccactaaaccatgcccCCAAATGCCACAActgcacatcttttaaatacctccaggcaCAGCAACTCCGTTTCCCTGGACAGCTTGTTCCGGTGCTTGACAgtcttctgtgaagaaatttttctttgtatccAATATAAACCTGCTCAGTTACatcttgaggccatttcccctttcctgtcacttgttactgCTGTTTGAGAGTTAACTGGACAGATTtggaatttaaatattttagaggaaatggaaatggacgTTTAGATAACTCTGTTATCAATAAAACttgtttgttgctgttttaattAGGGAAGTCACccaataatttttatttaccCCAAATCTTCCATGGTTCTCTGGTTGACAGCAGagtaaaggcagaaaaaaaattttaataagtTTGCAATTTGCAAAAAGTTTATGGTTTCAAGAAGATTTAttaacttaaaaatattctatCAGGGAAGATGATTAATCTTGAGAGTTGTAGATTTCTGAGTAACAATATTAACTGAAGGCAGCTTTAAGACTTTTAATGTTCCATTTCTGTTAAATCAGAGGAAATCAAACtagttgctttatttttcctgcgATTCGAAGCTGTGGCCATGGCTATCAATACAAAACCAAAGATTTCTTCAGCAGTTAGCATGTTTATAGCAAAATTATGTAAGGATTTAGCTGTGTGTCCAGTTTCAAAGGTGTTACTCCTACTGAAGTCAATGAAGGATGTGCTGAAGACTTTGCTGGCAGAATTGAGCCTCACATGCTCAGAATTTCTCCATGTAAAGTTACTGCAAACCAGCATGTTTTATGCATCATGTCAGATGCATTGGCTAATAGGTTTCCATGTGACAGAGAGATATGAAAGAGATTTTCTCTGTAGCAAGATGAAGATAAGcaattttttctggtttgtttgtaGACAGCAAGATAAAATGTAAAGTTTTGCTGACACAGCTCTTCatttagtaatttattttcttttaaagattcttaaacattttaagaaaatgctCTTAGGTTTGTATTTGCAGTAAGGCCCATAAATAAGATGGGTAAGACTCAAGTTTGAtaaacatttttcccctttcctcttttgGTAGTACTCATCACACTGCTTCTCTCCCTTGAACTTCAAGTTATAATTTCTCGTTAAACCTCTTGCACTACAGTCTTAGTCACAACTAGGATCAAGTTCTGAACTCTCAGTGCAGCTTATCCTTTCCCCAGACCTTCCAGTTACAATTTGTGATCTCTTTCAGCATGTAAAGATACCCAGAGGCAGCCACTGCTCAGGCAGGGGAACTtagggagcaggagagagaggcAAAACTCAGATCTGAGGGACTGGGGGCTGCTCTAAAACTTATCAAAAATGATGGGCAGGTGGAGAGGATGGGGAGGCATGGAAAATCTAGGaatagaagaaggaaaatatcacATCAACAATCTTTATTGGTTGTTGATTCCTGCCATTGATATTTGCTAAAAAGAAACAGTGAATCCTATCAGCCTTCCCATTCATAACTGTTAACAAAATTTTGTTATTAATGAATGGGTTGCCCCCAGCATAATCCAATTTTCAatgcaaaaacatttaaatgtttttggaGTATGAATTGTGTCTGGATTTTGGCCATGTCATTTCAAATTTGTTGAAGACTTTtctaattcattttttttctttcttttctttcaaattttgtCATGCATTTCAATAGGGagtgtttttctgtggtttgaGGGAGAATCCACTATGGAACTGCAGAGCAATTTCAAGTAGTAAACATTTTCTATTCTGGGATATCTAAAAGTGACAAAATTTGTTGTAACTACCCACAGCTGTAAGTACAGGCTGAATTGAATTCTGAATTCAGTACTGACAATCATGAATAACGAATTTGATAAGGAACATGATAAAGAATTTTGTTCTCCAAGTTTTTATAGAATTTGGGTTCAGGCAGGTGACTTGATTTCAGAGTGTGGAGACAGCTCTGTAATAAAAGAATGGCTGTGTGATCCAGTAGATGAGACCTTTTATTAGCAATTTAGGAAGCCAGAGTTTTATTGGATCTGCTAATACTTTGCTATGTAACCTGGGACAAACTGCTTATCTGTTATTCCTCCTGTTTTCCTGTGGAAAGGTGAATACTAAATGTCAGGTAAATGCAAATGGTTTATGAGactgaaaatgtttccttcGTGATGTACTTTGAAAACTGGGATTGAAAAGGGCTATGTTAGTTACAGTAACGTGGGTTGTATATGGACAACAACATAGCTAGGTTTTGATGTACAAAAGTAAAAAGTAGGAATAGATTCTgaacacatttctttcttttttttaatgaaataaccATTCAAtgagcaggagagaaaagccATTCTCTTGAACTGAAAGGTTATGATATTTAATTAAGTATCAAATTATCGTGCAACATATTTCTGTTGCTTCTAATGCTAACAGCAAAAAAGCAATGAAGTGTTTCTAAAGCAGAATGATGGGAATGCCTTCAAAAATACATGAAACAAATAGGTTTATCAATGATTTAGCTCCCTTTCAGATAAAGCTAGAAAAAGGGGGTTAATACTAAAGTAAAGAAATGAGTACATTTTAGGAGTTGAACACTATATCAcaaattttttgtgttttagcTAGAAGAACAACACCCCTTttggaatatattaaaaatagaaaattagaaaagcagGTACGTTCAGACTTTTGCCTGAAGTTCCACATTTATGTTTCATATGGTTTTCTGTTGGACAAATTACAATTAATCATTATTGAACTCTTCAGAGAATAcgagaagagaaaagagaagaacgGAGGCGGAGAGAATTGGAGAAGAAACGTTTGcgggaggaagagaaaaggaagcgcagagaagaagaaagacgtaaaagaaaagaagtggaGAAGCAAAAGAAGATTTCTGAAAAAGAGATAAGGATCAAGGTAACTGAgatcaatgaaaaaaattattcttcttttgAAGTTATCCAGAAGTTCTTTGGTATCTCAATGTTTATTTAGTGTACAACAGCACAGTGTGGAAACACCAAACCAGTTTTGACtagaagggaaaataatgtaGGGCTCTGACAAAATGTTTGAAAGTGTGACTGATGGCCTTACCTACCATGGTGTGCTGGTGCAGTTAGAGCAGGTAACTCAGACATCTTCACACAACTCTGCAGCATTTGGTATAAGAATGTGTAGCATAAAGCAAGAGCTTGACTCAGATTTACTGGTGGTGAGAATCCACAGAACTGTGGATATCTTTCCTCATTTGTTCTTGCAAAACAGTTTTCTTCAcctaaaagtataaaaatagtaaattcTGAAGCTGAATTACATGTTTTTCATATCTgggcatgaaaaaaaatactctaGAAGTTCAtaagaaaaggtattttaatcCTCAAAATACATTACCTAAAAATGCTTGTCCAAAAAGCCCCAGTATTCATGACATATCTGGGGTGATATGACCCTGAAAActatttctgtctctgaaagTAGAGGAAAAATATTACCTGAGAGAAACATTATGGAAGTTTCAAATATTGAAGATTAACCTGTGctcatttcagaaacaaaatggtGGATTGGAAAGACTAAGGAGTTCTGCCTAGAATTGATATGGTAGAGTAATAATTTGAGACAGTTGGTCCTTCTATAAAGTTTATGCCTGTAATACTGTACTCTGCTGAAACCCTGTATGGGTTGCTATGAGAAGAACAGACTTCTTGAAAATCGTAATCTTCAAGGTGAAAATGTAATGACTTCTCTTCTGCTAATATCGCAAGTTTTTCCCCATCTGTATTTGTGTCAGGATGTACTAAGCACCTACTTCTACATGCCTGTCTATCCCAATTCATGTGACAGacattttatataatatttcaAGGAGTGAAGTATTAATCCTGCTGTCTTTGTAGTATTGTAGAGGTTCTGCTTCTTATTTTATGGGCAATGGCATTGAGCTCTATAACATGATTTCTAAGAAACCATAGACCATAATAATGTCTTTATGTTTGTAACTCAGGAGAGAAGAGTAGGTAAGTGCTCTGAGAAGAATAGGTAAGTGCTTTCTCCAGTATTCTCCATGTATTTGAAAGTGTACAGTTGAATGCCTAATAATGACTGTCACTCCTTAGCAAATGTAAACCAcccttttaaaataactttaaattttATGCTTTGTAAAATATATTCCTAGCATGTAAATAAGGTATCTCAAATCTTAGCAGGTTACTGATATATTTAGTACTTATTAAAATGCCTGCACAATAGAGGAGAATAATTTTGCAtcacaatataaaaaaatatctcttaGCTTCTCaagaagcctgaaaaaggaGATGAACTGGCCAGtgaaaagcacaaagaaaaaggtgaagaagCTGACattgaggaaaataaatgggataAATCACCTGGATCTGGGAGTATAAAATCCAAATCTTTGGAGAGTTCactaaaagaaattaaggaaaagtAAGTAATATGTACCTTTTAGTCTTTAATTTAGATCTTAAATGCTTTCATCACAAGGCTTAAATATAAGTGGTGCATTGACAAGATGTTCTGTCACCAAAGAACCAATTTCATTCTGTGTGTGAACAAATCTCTTCCTGTTGTTTTGGTAAAAGGTGTTTTGTAGCAATTTACTGACCTGGTGGCAGTATTAGTGGATGCAATTTGTTATTGGTGAAATGCTATGAAATCCCTGATTGGATGGATTTCTGCATGAAATCTCAAGTAATTCAAGTAATTTTGTTGTTATTTCACCTGTTCCCCATCAAGAGTTCAGGTAAGGCTCTCCTTCCATTACTCATATTGAAGACTAAATTGTGCACAATGCCATACTTTTCCTTCACACATGAGCTGGCTGCAATAAACATATAAATGTTTAGGTAAGTGGGACAATGGCAAAATCGAGAAGGTGTGAATGAAAGCCTTATGATAGATACATGCAATAGACTGTCTctgtctcctgctgccttttgtgTTACATTTGCAACGATAGGAACAAAAGGCATAGCTCTGTTCTATTACTGCTGTAGCCTGGAAATGACTCATCTTACGAGTGTTTTCAGCAGTTggttctctttcttctcctttggcACATTAGTCCTATCGCAAGCAGGACCTACCCATAAGATATGCAAGataaataacaaagaaaaatatgtatgttCTGAATGTTCCTGAAAAATTCCATGTCCTGAAACtctgaaattgaaaatattcaGCAACTTCTTTATTAATAGTCTTCAAGAATGGAAACAGAACAGGCTCAACAGAAACACTTGAAGGGGCAAATCAGTTGTTTGCTACTCATAGAATCTTTCAGGCTGGAAtggacctttaagatcattgagtccaacggttaacccagcactgccaaactGCCATTATAAACCGTGTCCTTAAGTGCCATgtctacatgtcttttaaatacctccagggatgctgacCCCACTACTTCCCTGGCTTTTTATGGATTAAACTTTTGGTGGTGCCATGTAACATTGTTTGCTATTGATCCTGTAAGTTTAATAAGACATTAATGTATATTTTGCTCATGTAAAACAGAACCTGTTTGGCTGCACAGGTACAGTAAGCATTACCTTGTGTTTCCAAGCACTGATTTTATCGTGATTTTTAGTGGGTAGGTAGCAAGCTATGAGCTATTTCAGCTGGATTGAGATTTAAAGTTGAAACTACTTTGTCACTGACTCAGAAATTGGCAATAAGCTGTAACTGCCAACTCTACCTGCAGCAGACTGAGTTGCCCGTTTGAAACCATGTCAAAGGCTTGGTAGCAAAAGCTTCCTACCACAAATCAAAATCTCACTAGGTGCATAAGTTACATGGTCAAATGCGGATTTGAAACTGCAGACAGAAGTGTGCTTCCATTCCCTTTACTTCTattcatttctgctttctctgacTGTGTAACTTTGTCTTCTGCCTATACTCTAAAATTGCTTACCCTGCCATTTCCACTCTTGCCTGCCTGTTCACTGTGACTGAATTTTAGGAATCTACTTTAACCACTCTTGGAACAAGAGTTAGTATCCCTGTCACCTGCCTGCCTTCAGACACAGCACTTCGTCCCCAACAGTAACAGACAAGGGAACAGACAAGTGTTAGGCAATACTGCAGCCACAAATTGAGAGGGTCTTTTGGAGGGTCTTGCCCTGAGCCTTGCTAGGACTTGGAGTTAGGTTCTGGAATAGCATGTTAAACATGAAACAAAGCAATTTACAGCCACATACCCCTTAGCTAACATAGTATTTTATGTAAGTGTATCCATGCTACAGGTACGGGGTCAGTGTAACTGTGGTTGGTTCAGGTGTCTGTGACAGCTGGAATGTTGCTTCCGCTTGGTGAATGTGTTATGCTGATACAAGCTCAGTCTTGTGAAATGCTGAATAACAACCTCTCATTCAGGTTCTGCTCTGACTTTCAGCTCTTCCTGAGATGGGGACCCTCTTTTGGCAGCCCCACTAATGCCCAAGTTGGCATTGACAGATGCTACcaattttcacatttctgttatatgaaaaagaaaagttgtatatatagatacacttttatttgtattaaataATTGTGAATGAGAAGCATATTACTATTTGATCACCACACCACTGAAAAAATCTCCATCCTCTCTGATTCTATCTGCAGTTTCCCAAAATATGAAGAGACTATCAAAAGTAACTTGCTGTTTCAATTTTAAGTATTTATACATATGTAATGAAAAGAAACTGCCTGTATTTGTTCCTTTTAAAGTTCAATCTATTTTGTAATCTTTCTTCATTATTTGCAGTCTGCCATATGAGAGAAACACCCATTTACTGAACTGGAACAATGAAGTGAATAAGAGAGCTGAGAATTTTATCAGACAGGCAGCAAAATATTGTCTATAGTCTTTATAATATAAACAATTTACAGCatagcagaaattaaatatcaTGTTGTGGTAAGGTAATGGTCTTTGCCgaaataaaatatgcaaaggCAGGCTAGATTATTTGGAGACATGATAAACAAAAGCCTGGAAcataagtatttattttcacaaatgtCTTCTGCAAGTTATTTTCACAAATGTCTTCTGCAAGTTATGATatcagtaaataatttttgttatgCAGAGACATAAAATTTACAAATTGATATGTGATACCTGCATAATTCCTTCAGATCCTGAATGTTCCTGTTCAAGGGAATACTTCCACGCATGATTCGCCTCAACACCAGGCTACAAGTGCTAATAGTGCAGCATGTGTTTATATGAAGGGTATTGGGGAACTATTGATAGGATTTCAGAGAGGGATAGAAGGCGAAGAATGGGCCTTCCACAACAGTTGCACAAAAGCTTGGTAAAGCTTTGTCTGCAATTCTCAACCAAATGCATCGGTGGACATACATGGGAGAGACATTCATCATTTAACCCTTTGtaatgagaagaaaacaaacttgaTATATAATTTATCTACACACTTCTAAAGTCAAAGGAAGACTTTGACTTTTATCTTTCTGTAGCTCCTTTTTACTGTTAACTGcttggattttctttctcttcgTACATACTCATAGGTCACAAAATGATAGTGACAAAGAGCAAAGAGATTTGGAGAGAAGATTTCGAGAAAAAGATCCTGAAAGACAAAGGTATCGATTGGATGATGGCAGAAAGCATAGAACTCACTATGAGTTTGACAAGTTTATGAGAAGGAATGAAGAAGAGCTGAAATGGGGGAAAGGATACAACCAagacagaggaaagaaagggaacTACAACTACAGCTTCACTGTGGAGGCAGTAGACAAACTGGGTAAAGAGGACAAGTGTGATGACATGGCATCCAAAAAGGAGCGCATAAGAAATAAGGTTCTTTTATTCATTTAGGATAATCTTTCATTAGTTAATATGGTTCAAGATCACAGATTTTAAATTCTGCAGATTCAGCATAAAGATGCTTTTtcaaaagaattctttttctcattttcagtaaAACCCAGATTTCTTTCTGGGTTGTTGTCAAAGGACAGCAGCAGTTAAAATAAGTTAAGGTTACAGGCTCATTCATATTCACAACATATAGAAGACTTTCTGTCTTCATTTCAACCCTGACATTTGAAGAATACTATTCTTGGAAGCCTTACATTTTATAAGTATATTAAAAATCGTTACACTTCTGATccataatgaaattttaaaattgtggcATGTTagtcttttaaaaacatacttCCATTACTctcataaaataattatattatggATTTGCCAGGCATTGCTTGGCAGAGCAACAATAAGGACTGAAATAAATTGCTAATTCAGAGAGCGTGAATGTATGGATTTCTCAGTATTGCATACCTGCCAGTATGAAAAGGCTGTCATTTCATCAGGATAAATTTATCCCCATAGCTGTTGTCAGGAGAAGAGCAGATGCAAAACCAGTGTGAGCAGAGCCTGTATCAGGGTGTGTAGTAGAGCTGTCCCCTGTTGTCTCCCAGAGATCTTGGTATCATTTTTCTCAGGCTGGCTGATTTCACAGATGTGCCAGAGTCTTTTCAGGATGTGGCTCTCCTTGTCAgcccctttctctctctcttttgatCCTAGATTTTCCACAAAAGATGACCAAAACACTGTTAGTGTAGAAATTTATTCTGCATGTGAAACTCTTCTTTCAAAGCAAGCGACAGATCTGTTCTGTGGGCTAAGGCTGACAAGAGTAAACTGGTCACATGCAGAGTGAGTCTGCATGGAGTGTGCAGGGAACAAGTTCAGGTGGCCTCACTGTGCATGTCAAGGAAGTCATCTTGTGCCAACACAAAAAGCCTGGTGTgctctgaggtttttttatgTAGAGATCAGCTGGGCAGGATTGCTAAGATTTATCTGCATTGACACATTAGCCATTTCCTCATCAGTGGCTCTACCTTTTTCTGTGGAATAGTCAGAAAATGGCTAGTTCAGAAACaggaagatgaggaaaatattttttctcattcttgcCATGCTCTTCTTGAAATCTCTCAAAATAATCTCCAGCCTTGGAACTGGATGGTGGGTCCTAGGGGCCTTCTGGCAAGTGTTAAGAAGCTgcctgctttttatttctttgcatcaCACTTCTGGTAGCTTGTTGAGTCCCTGGATTAGTCCACACTTAGGactaaaatacaatattttttccctaaaaaaataaGCACCATCAGTAAGGTATGTTGCAGTGTGGTGACTTTTTTCCTTAGAGTATTTATCACATAGGTGATTAGGGCTCAGTTTTACAACTTAGATATAGCATTGACAATGCCAACACAAATTTTTAGTCAGAGATGGAACCTCTTTCTGAAGTTCATTGGAATTAAttagaaaatgggaaatttccAATGTAAGTAATGTGATAGTTTTTATACAAACCACAAGCTACAGAGGCTGTGGTAGGAAAAGTCATTTTCACCCTTCATCTTAAACTTTCTAAATGGCACTGCTTGAGGATCTACTTTTATGCAGCTGTTT
This genomic interval carries:
- the UPF3A gene encoding regulator of nonsense transcripts 3A encodes the protein MRSEREAGQGLGPGRGGGRDSRLMDAPLLQESPRRDTDAPPNPPLTSPPSPLPPPPPLHPAPGKQREEKKTALSKVVIRRLPPCLTKEQLEEQLHPLPAHDYFEFCTADPSLYPHLYSRAYINFRNPEDILLFRDRFDGYVFIDNKGLEYPAVVEFAPFQKISKKKLKKKDAKAGSIEDDPEYRKFLENYCADEDKICANPEILLGEIEAKTRELIARRTTPLLEYIKNRKLEKQRIREEKREERRRRELEKKRLREEEKRKRREEERRKRKEVEKQKKISEKEIRIKLLKKPEKGDELASEKHKEKGEEADIEENKWDKSPGSGSIKSKSLESSLKEIKEKSQNDSDKEQRDLERRFREKDPERQRYRLDDGRKHRTHYEFDKFMRRNEEELKWGKGYNQDRGKKGNYNYSFTVEAVDKLGKEDKCDDMASKKERIRNKDRPAMQLYQPGARIRTHVGPTSKTYDCSGKSFEDALDKKYEADNSAGASSEKTEETE